Below is a genomic region from Deinococcus koreensis.
CCAGTCCGGCTGCAGGAAGCGGGGAATCATCGAGCGGTCGTGCTGCGCGCCAAGCATCCCCAGGATCACGCTCGACGACGCGGAGGAGCACAGCTCGTGCAGCACGATGCCCCGCAGGAGCCGCGCCATCTCGGCCGGGGTCGTCACGCCCACGGCCAGGGGAGGGCGGCCCCCGGCGCCGGGCGCGGCGTGCTGGGGCAGAAGCCGCGTCTGCTCGAAGCCGAGTCCGGCCAGTCGGCGGTTCACCCCGTCCAGGCCCAGCGTGTCCAGCAGGAGGTCAGTCGCCGTGTTATCGGACAGCGCCGTCATGAGGTGGCAGAGGTCACGAAGGGGGAAGGTCAGGCCCACGGAGAGGTCTCTCAGCACGCCGCTGCCCCAGCTTTTATGCCGGTCTTCCAGCGTGAAGGGCTGGGCCCAGCTCAGCGCCCCTTCCTCCACCAGCAGCGCGATATGCAGCAGAAGGGGCAGTTTGTACGTACTGGCGGTGGGCACCA
It encodes:
- a CDS encoding serine hydrolase, whose protein sequence is MTLPESGQVPGPGGRVAFCVHELGTGMIRAQRADEVVPTASTYKLPLLLHIALLVEEGALSWAQPFTLEDRHKSWGSGVLRDLSVGLTFPLRDLCHLMTALSDNTATDLLLDTLGLDGVNRRLAGLGFEQTRLLPQHAAPGAGGRPPLAVGVTTPAEMARLLRGIVLHELCSSASSSVILGMLGAQHDRSMIPRFLQPDWIYSGKTGSNEDLRADVGIVTDPQGRSFVLALYCQHPTTFDWSVESPGTLTLAHLARRLLTSP